The following are encoded together in the Lathyrus oleraceus cultivar Zhongwan6 chromosome 3, CAAS_Psat_ZW6_1.0, whole genome shotgun sequence genome:
- the LOC127132607 gene encoding probable WRKY transcription factor 35 isoform X1 encodes MDNNASPQVESGETSLEVKPDSQASKKRKMIQKRVVSVRIGENVSKVKNEGLPSDLWSWRKYGQKPIKGSPYPRGYYRCSTSKGCSAKKQVERSSTDSSMLVITYTSTHNHPDPTAVSATNSARKPKDSESETETIQDIPITSKEEDQEHVEQETNNTKSSVTNEENFHYLQSSIEDPFKLNMEKHHIDLVLEEKPVFYAAELENSSESKSEELDYFDELEELPMSSSVFQFTRSIFSDERIPVAPS; translated from the exons ATGGACAATAATGCATCTCCTCAAGTTGAGTCAGGTGAAACATCTTTAGAGGTTAAACCAGATTCTCAAGCATCCAAGAAAAG GAAAATGATTCAGAAAAGGGTTGTGAGTGTGAGGATTGGAGAGAATGTTAGTAAGGTGAAGAATGAAGGACTTCCTTCAGATTTATGGTCATGGAGGAAATATGGACAAAAGCCAATCAAAGGTTCTCCATATCCAAG GGGATATTATAGATGCAGTACATCCAAAGGTTGTTCCGCCAAAAAACAAGTAGAGCGAAGTAGCACAGATTCTTCAATGCTTGTCATCACATATACTTCAACCCACAACCATCCAGATCCCACGGCCGTCTCTGCCACAAATTCAGCTCGAAAACCAAAAGATTCCGAATCTGAAACCGAAACAATCCAAGATATCCCGATTACCTCTAAGGAAGAAGACCAAGAACACGTAGAACAAGAAACGAATAATACTAAGAGCAGTGTGAcaaatgaagaaaattttcaTTATTTACAATCTTCAATAGAAGATCCTTTCAAACTAAACATGGAAAAACACCATATAGATCTTGTTTTAGAGGAAAAACCAGTCTTCTATGCAGCAGAGTTAGAGAATTCGTCAGAATCAAAATCAGAAGAACTTGATTATTTCGATGAGCTTGAGGAGTTACCTATGTCTTCATCTGTTTTTCAGTTTACTAGGAGCATTTTTTCTGATGAAAGGATTCCTGTTGCCCCTTCTTGA
- the LOC127132607 gene encoding probable WRKY transcription factor 35 isoform X2 → MVIGYHSLMFFKVLYRLFAGQKLPYNSDKYFKILFICDLIVINFRFSVVRQTFKDNLVSYYGCQMCLNVEFQRGYYRCSTSKGCSAKKQVERSSTDSSMLVITYTSTHNHPDPTAVSATNSARKPKDSESETETIQDIPITSKEEDQEHVEQETNNTKSSVTNEENFHYLQSSIEDPFKLNMEKHHIDLVLEEKPVFYAAELENSSESKSEELDYFDELEELPMSSSVFQFTRSIFSDERIPVAPS, encoded by the exons ATGGTTATCGGTTATCACAGTTTAATGTTTTTTAAGGTTCTGTATAGGTTGTTCGCAGGACAAAAACTACCGTATAACAGTGACAAATATTTTAAGATCCTATTTATCTGTGATTTAATTGTGATAAATTTTAGATTCTCTGTGGTAAGGCAGACCTTCAAAGACAATCTTGTTAGTTATTATGGTTGTCAGATGTGTCTCAATGTCGAGTTTCAAAG GGGATATTATAGATGCAGTACATCCAAAGGTTGTTCCGCCAAAAAACAAGTAGAGCGAAGTAGCACAGATTCTTCAATGCTTGTCATCACATATACTTCAACCCACAACCATCCAGATCCCACGGCCGTCTCTGCCACAAATTCAGCTCGAAAACCAAAAGATTCCGAATCTGAAACCGAAACAATCCAAGATATCCCGATTACCTCTAAGGAAGAAGACCAAGAACACGTAGAACAAGAAACGAATAATACTAAGAGCAGTGTGAcaaatgaagaaaattttcaTTATTTACAATCTTCAATAGAAGATCCTTTCAAACTAAACATGGAAAAACACCATATAGATCTTGTTTTAGAGGAAAAACCAGTCTTCTATGCAGCAGAGTTAGAGAATTCGTCAGAATCAAAATCAGAAGAACTTGATTATTTCGATGAGCTTGAGGAGTTACCTATGTCTTCATCTGTTTTTCAGTTTACTAGGAGCATTTTTTCTGATGAAAGGATTCCTGTTGCCCCTTCTTGA